The genomic interval ACCGTCGCCGAACTGCGCGCCGAGGGCCTGCTCCCGGCCAACGGCGACGGCGGTGAACTCCCGCTGGACGCGCCGATCTCCGTCAAGGAGGCCGTCATGCCGTGGTCGCGCTTCCGCGACATCCACGGCCGCGGCGTCGACACCGTCCTCGGCCCGGAGATGCGCTCCACCGGCGAGGTCATGGGCATCGACTCCGTCTTCGGCACGGCGTACGCCAAGTCGCAGGCCGGCGCTTACGGTCCGCTGCCCACCAAGGGCCGCGCGTTCATCTCGGTCGCCAACCGCGACAAGCGCTCGATGATCTTCCCGGCACGTGAGCTGGTCGCGCACGGCTTCGAGCTGCTCGCCACCTCCGGCACGGCCGAGGTCCTCAAGCGCAACGGCATCAACGCCACCGTGGTGCGCAAGCAGTCCGAGGGCCCCGGTCCCAACGGCGAGAAGACCATCGTCCAGTACATCCACGACGGCGAGGTCGACCTCATCGTCAACACGCCCTACGGCACCGGCGGCCGCCTCGACGGCTACGAGATCCGTACGGCGGCCGTGGCGCGGTCGGTCCCGTGTCTGACGACGGTCCAGGCGCTCGCCGCCGCCGTCCAGGGCATCGACGCCCTCAACCACGGTGACGTGGGAGTCCGTTCGCTCCAGGAACACGCGCAGCACCTGACCGCGGCCCGCGACTAGCAGCCCTGAGGGGGACACCGGAAACGGTGTCCCCCTCTTCATGAGGACACCATGTACAAGATCTTCTTCAAGCTCGTCTTCCAGCGCATGGACCCCGAGAAGGCCCACCACCTCGCCTTCCGCTGGATCCGGCTCGCCGTCCGCGTCCCCGTGCTGCGCACCTTCGTCGCGGCCGCCCTCGCGCCCCGCTACAAGGAGCTGCGCACCGAGGCCTTCGGGCTGCGCATGCACGGCCCCTTCGGCCTCGCCGCGGGCTTCGACAAGAACGCGGTCGCGATCGACGGCATGGCGATGCTGGGCTTCGACCACATCGAGATCGGCACGGTGACCGGGGAGGCCCAGCCGGGCAACCCCAGGAAGCGGCTGTTCCGCCTGGTGCCGGACCGTGCGCTCATCAACCGCATGGGCTTCAACAACGAGGGCTCGCTGGCCGTCGCGGCCCGTCTGGCGTCCCGTGAGCTGGTCTTCAAGACCGTCGTGGGCGTCAACATCGGCAAGACCAAGCTCGTCCCCGAGGCCGAGGCGATCGGCGACTACGTGAAGTCCGCGGAGCGGCTCGCGCCCTTCGCCGACTACCTCGTCGTCAACGTGTCCTCGCCCAACACACCCGGCCTGCGCAACCTCCAGGCCACCGAGGCGCTGCGGCCGCTCCTGACCGCCGTCCGCGAGGCCGCCGACCGGATCGTCGCGAACCGCCGGGTCCCGCTCCTGGTGAAGATCGCGCCCGACCTCGCCGACGAGGACGTCGACGCGGTCGCCGACCTGGCCGTCGAGCTCGGCCTGGACGGCATCATCGCCACCAACACGACCATCGCGCGCGAGGGACTGGGGCTGAAGTCCGCAGCCGCCCTGATGAAGGAGACGGGCGGCCTGTCCGGGGCACCCCTCAAG from Streptomyces sp. CC0208 carries:
- a CDS encoding quinone-dependent dihydroorotate dehydrogenase; protein product: MYKIFFKLVFQRMDPEKAHHLAFRWIRLAVRVPVLRTFVAAALAPRYKELRTEAFGLRMHGPFGLAAGFDKNAVAIDGMAMLGFDHIEIGTVTGEAQPGNPRKRLFRLVPDRALINRMGFNNEGSLAVAARLASRELVFKTVVGVNIGKTKLVPEAEAIGDYVKSAERLAPFADYLVVNVSSPNTPGLRNLQATEALRPLLTAVREAADRIVANRRVPLLVKIAPDLADEDVDAVADLAVELGLDGIIATNTTIAREGLGLKSAAALMKETGGLSGAPLKERSLEVLRRLYARVGDRITLVGVGGVENAEDAWQRILAGATLVQGYSAFVYEGPFWARAVHKGLAARLRTSPYATLADAVGADVRKITV